tctcccccccccccatcaaccctcagtttgttctcagtttttaagagtctcttgtggtttgcctccctccctctctgtaacttttttccccccttcccctcccccatggtcttctgtgaagtttctcaggatccacagatgagtgaaaacatatggtatctgtctttctctctatgacttatttcacttagcatcacactctccagttccatccacgtggctacaaaaggccatatttcattctttctcattgccaagtagtattcctttatatatgtaaaccacatcttctttatccatttgtcagttgatggacatttaggctctttccataatttggttattgttgaaagtgctgctataaacattggggtacaagtgctcctatgcattagcactcctgtatcccttgggtaaatttctagcggtgctattgctgggtcataggatagacctatttttaattttttgaggaacctccacagttttccagagcggctgcaccagtttgcattcccaccaacagtgcaagagggttcccgtttctccacatccttgccagcatctatagtctcctgatttgttcattttagccactctgactggcgtgaggtggttttgatttgtatttccctgatgaggagtgacgttgagcatctattcatgtgcctgttagccatctggatgtcttctttgaatgaagtgtctattcatgaatAGAAGGGTCTATTcacatcctctgcccatttcttcactggattgtttgtttttcgggtgtggagtttggtgagttctttatagattttggatactagccctttgtccaatatgtcactTGCTTGATTCTCATTGGACTGGAGAGAGATACCCAGAAAGTCCACAGGGAGCCCCGTGAGAAGTCCACAAACCCAGCCTCCAAAGGGCTAGCAGTACAGTCTCGTCCTTGATGGGATTCTGAAATTGCCCTGGACTCCGAGATCTGAGACGCAGAcaaggaggagggtgggggtggcccGCGGGTCCTGCCTCGAAGAACTCACAGTTAGGTTTGGAAATGAGACAGACGCACAGACAAGGGTTAGAGAATTACACTAGTACTAAGGGCTTGCCGGACACCTGTGGTTACCCAGAGGGAGTATGGCCCTCCGGATCCATCTGGATCTGGCCCTAAAGGGTTAGCGGCATTTAGGAAAGGCATTCAAGGTGGGGGTAGCAACCAGGgcaaaagaggagggaaggaaaggaggagcgTCCTGAAGTTGCAGGCAAAAGCTCATGAGGCCCCCGCTCCCAGAACTTCCTACACGATTTCTCCATTTCTCCGGGTTTGGTAGCCCCGTCTTGGGGACAGCCAGCAGAGGGCAGCGTGATGCCACAGCCCGGGGAGCACAAAGCCGCTAAACTGGGCAAGGGAGGCCGCGCCCACATCCACGTTCCAAAGTAAGTCTGGCCGCTTCTCTCTTGGGTTCAACTTGGAGCTGAGTCAAGTTCCAGAGAAGGGAGTCTGGCCACACATTTGCAGGGAGGACTGAgattcagtcattcatttgttcattcatttgttcgttcAACGGCCACTGAATGTGTTTGCGGTTTCCAGCCCTTCCACAGGTCCTGGGACCGCAGGGGTGGATGATACGGTATTGCGACAGTCACAGTGGTGGCAAGAAGAAATGTTTGCGCGGTGCTGACTGCAGGCCAGGGCCTCCCTAAAGTGCCTTACTTGTATCAGGTCATTTATCCCTCACAGCAACTCTGTGAGCTGGATACTATTTTTATCCCGGTTTCACCAAGAAGAGGACTTAAAGGCACAGCATGTACGTGACTCGCCCAGGGTCACACGGCCACAGAGTGGTAGAGCCAGGGTTTGAATCCAGGCCATCTGGATCCAGAGTCTTCCTAATGGCTTTGCTGCACAGATATAACTTGAACAAGTACATGGCTGAGGTGAGTTCAGTGACTATGATTggtaacaagaaaataaaagggagcaTTGTAATGGTGACGGGGGTTGAGGCAATCTTAGATTCAGTGGTCAGATAAGGACTTAGGTGGAGAGATAGTGGTGACAAAGGATCCAAGacctggcaggggaggaggaTCATATTAGCATGTAGACAATCTCTGCTGAGTCCTAGGGGTCCCAGCACATAGCTCAGGGCCACTCGTGGACCATTTTTGTCCGGGACCAAGCACCCACACGCCTCAACCAGAGCCCTAGGAACCCCCAGAGCCAATGCTCCTCAGTGaggggtgtgcagagagaggcCTGGATGCAGGCTAGGGGGAGCCCCCTAACAGCTGGATGCTGGGTCTTTCAAGAACTGGGTCTGTTGGCTTCTATTTGATATTCACACACTCGCACAGGCACAAAAATACGTATAAATACCCCCAAATCCATGTACACACAATTCCCCATTCGGTCTCACCTGCCCAGTGCCTTGCCTTCTCTGAGCTCCCTAGAGCTGTTCCAGGCCCAGACCCACTCCCTAAAGTCACACCCTGGAAAGTGAGACCCTGGAAATGCATAGGGAAGGATTGGGGTCAGAAGTTGCTTTTCACTAGTGGGGCATCGATCACTGAAGGAGATTATTTGGACTCTGACAATATGCAGTTAAGCAGGACGTCTGTCACTTCATGAAGGGCCTGCAAGGAATGGAGAATCCCTGGCTTCCTGGCTCCAGCCCTCCGTGCAAAGTTGAGGTACAGGCAGAAAGCGCTGTAGTGATGATACTTCTTGGGCCAGTGAGTTTCATGCAGATCACCTAGGGATCTTGAGAAAATGACAGATGTCTGGAACTTTGATTCACCGGATCCAGAGTGGAGCTGAGATGCCATGATTTTGTCAAGCATTCCAGGCAGTTCCGCTGGTCACTACCCTGAAAAGCTGCACGAAGTGGCACGAACACTCTGTCTTGCAGGACAGGGCACGCTGGACCTTGGGTTGGCGCTGGCCAGCCTAGCCCAAGGCATTGGTTTAGCAAATAAATGGCTACTTGCATCCCACTTCTTTAGAGCATGACCCCTGTGTTTGGCTGGATAAAGCACTGTTCCACAGTTGGGGACACTGTCTCCTCCCCCACACAGGCTGCTACCGGGGTGGGGAGCCCTCCTTCCCAAACTCCTTGCCCGGAGCTCCTCCTACCTTTCCAGCACTTCACCAGCCACTCAGGGTCACAGGACAGCATCGCTTTGCAAAATCCACTTCCCAACATCTCCAGCTCAGGCCCCACAGTGACATTCAATCCTTCCTGGttaatgagaaaaaggaaaaacaaaaaaacaaacaaaaaaaaaacccgatTCCCGGCAGGCTCCAAACCACAGATCAGTTACACAATCATGAGCAAATAACCTTCCAGGTCAGAGGCTGTCTCCATGACATGTGGTCTGACTGACCCCTGGTGCTGGTCGATCTCTGACAGCcacagagaagggaggcaggCTGGTCCCAGGCAGGAAGGGGATTTGACGAATGTGAAAGCCTGGTCTTCGGCTGGTACCCCAAGTCCCCAGCTTTGGCTTGGGCGTGGCTAAAAGTGAGAACAGCAGAGCGGTAGGACTCTGAAGAAGGACTGTCCTACAGGCCCTGCAATTCCTGGATCTGGAACTCAGGCCGAAGCCTGGGCCTTGAATGTTGTGAACTTTTGTAGTTGTTTTCATTCTGGCCCAGGAAACAAGTCACAGTTACGTTGGTTGTGTCCAGTCTTCCACAGGAGACCATTGACTTACAGAtgtaatttaaattcaaagttcCCGTCCTGAAAGCAAGGTGTATTTGTCCTTCTAACTTACTCAGACTGGCTTTCAATGGACTTGAGACATGGGTGGTAAGTGTTTAGGCTACAATTCCTTTGGACAAAATTGATTGACAGGTAGCAAAAGCTGAAAACAGTTCTCAGGCCCTACGGCTTTGAGCTCAAAATAGGCCCTGCAGATCTGAACCTCTGTGTAACCTTTGATTCATCCAACTTTCCAGGGAAGAAGCCATTACAGACCAATTTACAGATAGGAAGACTGAGGGCCACTCGATGCGTTAGTCAGGGAGCTGACCTCAAACCGCAAGCTCCCGGTTCCAAATCCTGAACCTCCCACCCACCAAGCGCCTCTCCTTTAGCCCTAACAGGGCACACAGAGAGTCAGGCCTCTTTCCTCCCCCAGGCGTGACCCCGGGGTCAGGGCCCCGGCTCCCCAGAGGTGTGAATACCAGCTTCGTTTCCAGGAACACTCTGATGTATGACCTTCAGGTTTGTGCTCCTGGCGTGAGTCAGCAAAGGAAGATTGCAGCTTGGAGAAGTCTCCCAGTTCCCTGGTCCAAAAAAACCCAGCCTGGGAAACGCGATGGCAGCGAACAGACATCAGAACCGACAACAGGGCTCGAGAGGAACGTGCTGCCTGAAGCCTGTAAGGTCTGTCCTTGGAGCGCCTCGGTTCATTCTGTCCCTCGTGTGAGAGAGATCAACGACTGCATGCTCCTTAGTAAAGGAGACTGCCTGTCCTCAGCCCTTGAATGAGAGAGACCGTCTGGCGAGTCACCGCAAATCCATAATTTCCCTCTTGTTCCAGGTCCTGGGAAGCCTGGAGAACTGCGGTTTCTATCTTTGGACTCTCATGAGAAtcctagatctttttttttttttttttttttttttatcagtgtttaAACGTTTAtatctttttgagggagagaggcagagagagaggggaacagaggatccgagaatcaggctctgtgctgacagcagagggcctgaccaggggctcgaactgacggaacctcgagatcatgacctgagccaaagttggacgttcaaccgactgagccacccaggtgccctgagaatccTGTATCTTTAGACCAACTCCAACTCCTCTGAGCTAACTTGCACGGCACCCCGCTGCCAGCTGATGGGGTACAGGGAGCTGGGGCTTCAGTTCTAGATCAAGGGAAGCAGGGCAGCAAGGGGTTACCTTTAGAGAGGAGCTCTGAAGAGACGATCAGTTTCTAGATCAGGGAAGAACAGGCGAGGAAGAATCCTAAACGGGATGGAAGAATCTGAGCTTGTCCTGTAGATTTTTATTGCCTTTCCCTGAACTAAGGAGGCAATCAATCGGTAGACCCTGGGGAACAATCCGTGTGAAGTACGTGACTATACATTCTACCACTTTCCAGCTGGACACCACTGGCCTTTATGCACAGTGTAAACAAAGGGTAGACACGATCCCCACCCCCCTACATAAAATAGAAGGAATTACCTAATGGTTACCTGTCCgttttctcatttttgtctcAGCCATGAGAAAATCCGGGTGTGACTTTCATGCCTGCTGATGGGAATTCTCTTGTTTGGAGCTGTTCTATGCgtatcttctttccttctcaaaagtttctggtctttcctttttctagttGCCATACCTGTGGTTCCACATGTGCCTCTAAACTGTAAGCACTCCCCGTTCTTTTGGTAAGCAGTGTGGATTTGCACTGAAAATAGAGACCTTGTCTGCTCTACACCACGAGAATATTCTTCTCGGTGCCCCCGGGTACAGTGTCTGAAGAAGCGCCTTACTAAAAATTCAGTGAAGAGCTAACCCTTAGAGGCAAGGACCCAGGTcctgccaccctccccctgccagtGCCAATGAGGCAGTAAGTCCCCTCCCAgtgatcccccctccccccccgccctgaTGGTCCTGCTCGCCTGGGAGAGAACCCTACCCTCTATTCACTTCTCAGTGTCCAATCCTCTCATCTATTTGGTAATTCTTTGCTGTACCCGTTCAACAAATACTCATCCAACACTTACTAAATATGAAGTGCTCTCTCTTGGCAATTCAGATACAAAGAAAGCTcacttttacataaatatttcagtaggtTAAAGTGGCCCTTGGTCCATTCGTGAAATATTTTCTGATCTCATTTTGTGAATGGCATACATTGAAGCTGGAATTCGCTTTCCTTCCCCAGTTTGCTGCATGGGCTCCATATAACCTCAGCTCCACCTACCCCGAGGTTGCTGGAAACCAGTCCTGGTCATGAGCAGCGTTGCTGGCCAACAGGGCAACAGAACCCTGCTCGGAGGGGGGTTTTACTTGCTGACTGGGTGCCTCTGCATAATCCGACAGGGTGGCACCCGTGATCTGGATGACACTGCACAGTTTGACAGGGTGTGAAACTCACCTTTGGGGAGTTTTCCTCTTGTCTCCATAATAATGGATAGTGTGGACCCGTGTTAAGGCGAGGATGTCACAGAAGGAAGGGGGTGCTGAACATGAAGGGATTGAGACCTGCCCTGTGGAGAGGGACACAGCCTGCCTGGCCATCGCCTCCTCCGTGATGCTGGCATATGTCACAATGTCAAATCATTGTCCTAAAAGTAAACAGGGAGGGAAGGCTTCCCTTTGTCCTCAAGATCACCCTAGTGATGATAGGGAGGCCACGGCCAGTTGGGCAGGGTGAAGGGACTCCTGGTCTAATCCTTGTTACCGATGTGGGACACCGCCGGACATTACACTCTGGTGGTGAAAGATTTCCTGGTGCAACTCACGGTCAACTAAAAACAGcaccgggggcacctgggtggttcagtccgttgagcgtccaacttcagctcaggtcatgattttgcagttcgtgggttccagccccgcatcaggctctgtgctgacacctcagaacctggagcctgcttcggattctgtgtctccctcccactctctctctctctcaaaaataaataaacattaaaaaataaaaataaaaacagcaccCACGTCAGACGGGGCTGGCCTAGCCATGGGAAGGCACGTAGGGCAGGAGAGCTTGGCAACATGCCATAGTGGCAAGGTGTGGGGGAGAAGGAGCTGGGTCTCCCGGAGGCTGAGGTCTACTGCTCTGATGCAGACTGGCCTCCACTGGCCTCCCTGGGAGGCTGTGGTGTCCTCACTGCAGAAGGAAGGGTGTGATTTGGCCCTTTCCATGGCTGACTCTGACCCGATGCTGTGCTCTTAGGCAGGACAGAGGGTGTCCTTCACTACAGACTGGACCAGAAACCCTCGAGCCCGGCTGTCAACTTCTTGTCACTTCCTCATCCCCATAAGCACATCCCTTTATTTCCCTCCGTCCCCCTGAAGGAATGAGTCAACACCGTGGTGTGCAGTGGGGAAATGGGCCATGAATTCTCTTTCGGAGCAGCAGAGAGCTCAGTGGGAAGCCAAGGAGGCGACCTCCTCCTCAGGCTGGGAATTCACAGACggccaggaaggaggaagagcaggaaaTGTCATTCCAGAGCCCGTCCTGGAGGAGGATCACACAATCCTCCCCTGAGCCGTGGTCGTTAGGCTCATCCCTCTTCCAGTTGCTGTAGGCAAGCCTCCCTCCCGTCACGTACATAAACCGGCCTTCAGTCACTTCGTCCGTGATGCCCAAGAAGGCAGGGCTGCCGGCCATATCCTGGATGGCTTTATTCTCCTCAGCGTTCTTCGGCGTGGCCACGGTGCCCTGGAGCTCGGCGCACTGGGCCTTCACTTTGAAAAAAGGCATTCTTCCACCGTTGGTCACGTAGAACTTCTTCCCAGGTGTTTTGCCCAAGGAGAAGGCTTGCACTGAAATCACAATGGAAGGGATGGGTTGACTGGGCTTGGAGCTCGGCCCGAGAAACTAGGCGAAAAGCCCTTCCCTGGGAACTCCGGACTCAGAGAAATAGTCCCGTGTTCAACCATGGAGTCAGATCCTAGTAAGGGAGCACTCCTCAGCTGCAGAGCAAGCCCCCGGCAGAAAGCTTGCACTCTCCCGGGACATCCCGCCCACGAGAGGAACGTCTGTATAAACCGTCCCAGTACAGGGGACATAGGGAAGGGTGTTTGGGCCACCCTGCCAGGCTCGGGCACCAGACGTGGATGGACTGCCATCTGAGACCAGGGATTGCTGGACAAAGAGCCAGGATTCTGGAGGCGCAGAACTTCACGTGCAATCCTTCCTCTGttacttcctagctgtgtgacagCGAGTGAATTACCTACACTTCCCGGACCTATTGTTCCTCACCTGTAAACAGAATGGGTATAATATGCACAAATAGGGCCACTGGGAGGATTGAATGAAACCATATTACGAGATAATGCTAACCTAGCGCAGGCCGCGGTGTGTGGTAAGTGTTCGTAAATGTTAGctttcgggcgcctgggtggctcagtcagttaattgtcccacttcagctcaggtcatgatgtcatggtttgtgggttcgagccccgtatcaggctctgggatgccagctcggagcctggagcctgcttcggattctgtgtctccctctctctctctgcccctcccctgctcaagctctttttctctctctctctgtctctctctctcaaatataaataaaaacattaaaaaaaaatttaaaaaaaaaatttttttttttcaacgtttttatttatttttggggcagagagagacagagcatgaacgggggaggggcagagagagagggagacacagaatcggaaacaggctccaggctccgagccatcagcccagagcctgacgcggggctcgaactcacggaccgcgagatcgtgacctggctgaagtcggacgcttaaccgactgcgccacccaggggcccccaaaatttttttttttaaatggtagctCTCGTCTACCCTCCCCGAAACCTAGGGCACTCTGAAGAAAAAGGTGACAGCCAAGAACACACGGGGGGCAGAAAACAAGCTTACGCTTTTTGACATGGTCCAGTTCCGATTTCAGTCTCCTCATCTCTGCCTCCAGGTTAGCCAGCTTAGTCTCCACAACTACAAAGCAATAGGGAGAAGGGTATTTATTGGGAAGAGGAACCCTAAATTGGAGAGGAGAGTATTTTGCCAAAgcggagtgggggaggagaaagctTTACTGAAGAGTATGCttattctaaaaaataagaaaacaaaaagaagcaaaaaacccCTGCATTCCTGCCTTCTGAGATATACTTAGTAGCTCTTGTAAACTGTGACTCAGAAcaaacaatagtaataataataatagtgataataataataatcaaaacttgtagggcgcctgggtggctcagttggttaagccatctgactttggcccaggtcatgatctcatggttcgtgggttcgagccccgcgttgggctctgtgctgacagctcggagcctggagcttgcttcagattttgtatctccctcactctctgcccctccaccacttatactctgtctctcaaaaataaatagacatttaaaaaaccttgTAAATTATTAGGGCTCTGGATCCTGTTGTTCACATATTGCTTAAAATGTTGCAGTATTATCGTTGTTTACAAGAAAAAACCCAACTCGTTATTCTCCTTTTtgataactttttcttttttaaaaaaattttttttcaacgtttatttatttttgggacagagagagacagagcatgaacgggggaggggcagagagagagggagacacagaatcggaaacaggctccaggctctaagccatcagcccagagcctgacgcggggctcgaactcacggaccgcgagatcgtgacctggctgaagtcggacgcttaactgactgcgccacccaggcgcccctgataactttttcttaatcattctctttcatttcttattctaggcaaacttcttttttttaatttttttaaatatttatttatttctgagagagagagagagagagagagaaagagaaagacagagcatgagtgggggaggggcagagacagagggagacacagaatccgaagcaggttccaggctctgagctgttagcacagagcccgatgcggggcccgaacccacagaccgtgagatcgtgacccgagccaaagtcctacacttaaccgactgagctacccaggtgcccctaggaaaaCCTCttaatacttttataattttgatggGCCAGCTGGCAGATATTAACAAGAGGtcatcattttacttttgttgtcaCCAAATTTACTTGATTTTACCCTGAACGGGGGTTGCCACCACATTCCCCGGGATTCAGGGGTCCTAGGATACCCACCGTTTCCACGCCACGCTTTTGACGATAGACATAAACCCCACTCTCGAGAGGACATTGTTCCTGCCTCTCAGCCTGGAGCTGCTTGCAGACTACATCCGCTGAGGAAGAGGCAGGCCCGTGTCCCACAGAGGCCTGGGGTTGGAGGGGGGTGACCCGGCAGGATTGGGAAGGCTGCACTCAGGCAGCACGTTCACAGAAACGCGTGTGCTGGATGGGCAGGAGTCGAGCGTCTTCCGATGGGGCAGCAGGAAATGGGCCACCTCCCACCTGGCCCAGGAGTCCCCAGGGTCTGGGGTTCCCTAGGCCCACACTGTGCTGGGGTGAGCTCCTTACCTGAATTGTCTCCACGGTCTCCTTTGGCGCCCTTTACTCCTGGAGCCCCAGGAGGCCCTGTGTTTCCTGGAGGCCCCATTTTCCCCGGAGGGCCCTGCAAGCCTCTGAGCCCCTGCCCTGttgtaagaggaaagaaaagtgatCCAGGGGCTGTGGCTCATTCCCTTTTTCCAGAAGTTCAGTTCGATTTACAATGACCCCAGAAAACCTCCAGTGAACCAGTGGTGACCCAAGAAAAAAGATCTTCCTGCATTCCAGGGGACAGCCTGTCCTCCGGGCCAGCTCCCTGAACAGGCAGGACACCTGCTGTCTGCAAATAACCATGCATCACCCCATGGATTCTGGGGTGGAAACGTGGAATCCTAGAGAACCAGAGAAGCATCTTTGCTTTGGAGAGAATGACCTTTCACAGGAATGATTCTGAGTGAGTCACTACCCAGCAGGATGACAGGTGAGCCTCGTCCTGTCTCCGCTGGGTCCCTTACGGGGAACAGTCTGGTGTTGGGGGTAAAGATTTAAGCGGCCCGTCCTGTACCTGGTTCCCCCTTTTCTCCCTTGGGTCCATCTCGTCCATCTCTGCCTGGGATGCCACAGGCGATCGCTGAGCAGGTCTTCAGGGCATCCTCggagatttttatttctgagctGGATGCTGTCAGCATACACAGAAGGAGGACAGGAAGTGATGAAGACGGGAACATGGTCCTCACCTCAGAGTGGAGAAAGTCAAGGAAAATAATTCTGTCTCATCTTGTTCAGTCAACCTTTGCTATCACCTCTGGTGCGCTGGACCCTGTGTTGGGGGCAGCAGACCCAGAGGGGACTAGTATAGCCCTCGGCTCTGACTTACTCTCACACCACAGGGGAAACACACAAGTAAAAAGTCGTAGAGGTGCTAAAACAAAGGTAATGTGACAGAGTCATATACACAAGAGTAACACAACAGGGGCCCATTCTCCCTGGGGCTCCAGTGCccctgtgggttcaagcctgggtAACTTAGGCCACCCTGTGCACGAGGGCCCATGGGATCTGGAAATCACAAACTAGCCCCGCTCCCAGTGGCCTGGCAAAGGCAGAGAGCTGATCGCCTGGCAGAGAGCTTTGACTCTCTTTCTTGACTCCCTTGAGGAGTCTTGAGGGCCAAgggaacctcagtttccctcttcttccccttcccatgGGCCCTAAAGTTAGACAAACTGCAGCAGATGACATGAGGCAGGACCCGGTTTATGACATCCGTTCTCTCATTTCATGTAAAAAGTCCGTCTTTCACTCCAGGCCCCATCCGCCCTCAGGATCGTGTACAGCTGTTTCCCCCACAGCTTGTCAATCATCTTGTAGCAAGTGTGTCTTTTGTGACAGGCACTTGGTGGGGGCTCAGGACCCAGAGTGCCCTGAGGCAGGGTTCTGACCCTCAGAACAGAACCTCTCTCGGTCCTCGATCCTGGCCAGATGAGACggattttctccttcccttggcTTGAGGTTTTCCACTGAGAGGTCACGTTTGCCAGCCAGAACCCAGGCTCCTAAAATTTCTGTTGACGCTGGAGCTGGCATGCTGTCCGGTCTGTTCCTTCTCCTGGCAGGGTCCTCTGCATGCTGCCCAGACGcctccccagctctgtgcccTGATCCCACCGCCAGATTCTCATCCAGCTTTTGCTCAAGCTGGCCCCCTTTCCAGGAAACCTTGGCAGCCGCTGGGCTGCCCATGGGCCTCTCGAGGCTCTAATCCCAGTGTCCCCGGGCCTTGTTCCCTAACTCCTGAATCTGCCCTTGCCTTCCCTGGCCTGTCAGCCGCCTtaacccttcccttcctccaggacTCAGTGAGAAGTAATAAGTTGGaggagaacttttttttctttttttcttttaaattttttttaatgtttttatttatttttgagacagagagaaacagagcatgagcaggggaggggcagaagagagagggagacacagaacccaaagcaggctccaggccatc
This genomic stretch from Prionailurus bengalensis isolate Pbe53 chromosome D2, Fcat_Pben_1.1_paternal_pri, whole genome shotgun sequence harbors:
- the MBL2 gene encoding mannose-binding protein C; protein product: MFPSSSLPVLLLCMLTASSSEIKISEDALKTCSAIACGIPGRDGRDGPKGEKGEPGQGLRGLQGPPGKMGPPGNTGPPGAPGVKGAKGDRGDNSVVETKLANLEAEMRRLKSELDHVKKLQAFSLGKTPGKKFYVTNGGRMPFFKVKAQCAELQGTVATPKNAEENKAIQDMAGSPAFLGITDEVTEGRFMYVTGGRLAYSNWKRDEPNDHGSGEDCVILLQDGLWNDISCSSSFLAVCEFPA